The Corynebacterium pseudopelargi genome contains a region encoding:
- a CDS encoding ComF family protein produces MCASCKQQLRQPPQRISTRVLQHVPVYSLGPYGGVRSAMIIGMKERGRMDMCAVFGAVLRAAVQSLEAQGRLPDGLWLVPAPTTLSNERARGGDPVFLACQSSRLPSAQLLRHATRVRDSAGLSAVQRRINISGAVQLLGTVDAPVLLVDDVITTGATLASSVAVLQSAGMKVAGCLGFSHA; encoded by the coding sequence TTGTGTGCTTCGTGCAAGCAGCAGCTTCGGCAGCCACCGCAGCGCATCAGCACCAGGGTGCTCCAGCATGTGCCCGTGTATTCACTTGGCCCCTACGGTGGCGTGCGCTCGGCAATGATTATTGGCATGAAAGAACGCGGGCGCATGGATATGTGTGCTGTGTTTGGTGCCGTACTGCGTGCGGCGGTGCAGTCCTTAGAAGCCCAAGGCCGCTTACCCGATGGGCTGTGGTTGGTGCCTGCCCCAACCACGTTGAGCAATGAGCGCGCAAGGGGCGGCGATCCGGTGTTTCTTGCCTGCCAATCCAGCCGCCTGCCAAGTGCTCAACTGTTGCGGCACGCAACAAGGGTGCGTGATTCTGCTGGTCTGAGCGCTGTGCAAAGAAGAATAAATATTTCTGGTGCTGTGCAGCTTTTGGGCACCGTGGATGCGCCGGTGTTGTTGGTCGATGATGTGATTACTACCGGCGCCACGCTGGCTTCTTCGGTGGCCGTCCTTCAATCTGCGGGAATGAAAGTGGCCGGCTGCCTGGGGTTTTCTCATGCTTGA
- the lpqB gene encoding MtrAB system accessory lipoprotein LpqB, with product MMKRASLLCVSTTMAMVLSGCISVPSETDPQAIRSFEQEQPSSFQGPKEGEAPDLLLRDFYSANALAEQQYRAAKSYMSKEKAESWAPKPDILVLDRIDVNSAPQDDEEPGRTYEVTGTIVGEVSKAGAYQPRKTPFRQNIRLEEIDGEWRIVDLPNQIVVERNAFRNHYTMRNVYFFDPSGSRLVADQRWIYNRTGSLDSALLSLLIEGPSEWLAPGVMDELPADATYAGRRDGVYEFSGLTNLSSDAMRRLAASIVWTLGMAEIGGPYHLAFDGNAVRSRDTEDPDLTVDNFAEYNPQATGNSFDTAYALIGGQLVNINGGKINPVTKPIGQLEDIESISISGKSDAVGAVRSSGQEEDRESELLIGTMNTTMESKLRARTLTKPTFEPTASSLWTVIDGQKIARVARSSDNGEIVQTEVDSESLGEHSDISVLQLSHAGSRAAMVMDGKVYVGVVARPNVGERKLTNVIDLLPGFEDTIISLDWQADGTLLIGTANPEAPVWVVAPDGSSATPLPGANLDAPVVSVTSNSSTIFATDARATMQIPKDLEEANFWREVAGLEGVRAPVVVPN from the coding sequence ATGATGAAGCGAGCTTCGCTGCTGTGCGTGAGCACCACCATGGCCATGGTGTTAAGCGGATGTATTTCTGTGCCTTCAGAAACAGACCCTCAAGCAATTCGGAGTTTTGAACAAGAACAACCCTCAAGCTTCCAAGGCCCCAAAGAAGGCGAAGCCCCAGATTTGCTGCTTCGAGATTTCTACAGTGCCAATGCGCTCGCAGAGCAGCAATACCGCGCTGCCAAGAGCTACATGAGCAAGGAAAAGGCAGAATCCTGGGCGCCAAAGCCAGATATTCTCGTGCTTGATCGCATCGATGTGAATTCCGCGCCACAGGATGATGAGGAACCGGGCAGAACCTACGAGGTAACCGGCACCATCGTCGGCGAGGTGAGCAAAGCTGGTGCCTACCAGCCCCGTAAAACTCCCTTTAGGCAAAATATTCGCCTCGAAGAAATTGATGGTGAGTGGCGCATCGTCGATCTGCCCAATCAGATCGTGGTGGAGCGCAATGCCTTCCGCAATCACTACACCATGCGCAATGTGTACTTCTTTGATCCCAGCGGCAGCCGCCTGGTTGCTGATCAGCGGTGGATTTATAACCGCACCGGCTCTTTAGACTCAGCCCTGCTATCGCTGCTGATCGAAGGCCCCTCCGAGTGGCTTGCCCCAGGCGTGATGGACGAACTACCAGCCGATGCCACCTATGCGGGCAGGCGCGATGGGGTGTATGAGTTTTCTGGGCTGACCAACTTAAGCTCCGATGCCATGCGCAGGCTCGCGGCAAGCATCGTCTGGACCTTAGGCATGGCAGAAATCGGCGGGCCGTATCATCTGGCATTCGATGGCAATGCGGTGCGCTCCAGAGACACCGAAGATCCAGACCTCACGGTGGATAACTTCGCCGAATACAACCCCCAGGCCACCGGCAATAGCTTCGATACCGCCTATGCGCTTATCGGCGGCCAATTGGTCAATATCAATGGCGGCAAGATCAATCCGGTAACCAAGCCCATCGGGCAGCTCGAAGATATTGAGTCGATCAGCATCTCGGGTAAAAGCGATGCGGTGGGTGCGGTGCGAAGCTCTGGCCAAGAAGAGGATCGCGAATCTGAATTGCTCATCGGCACCATGAACACCACCATGGAAAGCAAGCTTCGGGCCCGCACGCTGACCAAGCCCACCTTCGAGCCCACGGCATCATCGCTGTGGACGGTGATCGATGGCCAAAAGATCGCGCGCGTGGCTCGCTCCAGCGACAATGGCGAGATCGTCCAAACTGAGGTGGATTCGGAATCCTTGGGCGAGCACAGCGATATTTCCGTGCTGCAGCTTTCTCACGCAGGCTCAAGGGCGGCCATGGTGATGGACGGCAAGGTCTACGTGGGCGTGGTAGCCAGGCCAAATGTGGGCGAACGCAAGCTCACCAACGTTATTGATCTGCTGCCTGGTTTTGAAGACACGATCATCTCGCTTGATTGGCAAGCCGATGGCACCCTATTAATCGGCACGGCCAACCCCGAGGCGCCAGTGTGGGTGGTAGCCCCCGATGGCTCCAGTGCCACCCCGCTGCCAGGAGCCAACCTCGATGCCCCGGTGGTTTCGGTGACGTCGAATAGCTCCACCATTTTCGCCACCGACGCCAGGGCAACGATGCAGATTCCAAAGGATTTAGAAGAAGCGAATTTCTGGCGCGAGGTCGCAGGCCTTGAAGGCGTGCGCGCACCCGTGGTGGTGCCAAACTAA
- the hpf gene encoding ribosome hibernation-promoting factor, HPF/YfiA family: MTTPDGSNEVLSPDVKVSITGRNVEVPEHFAERVNSKLAKIARLDPTLTFFHVELQHEPNPRRADNSDRIQITATGKGHIARSEAKEDSFYAALETALSRMERSLRKVKARRSISLSGHRAPMSTGEAAAELVREAEQARAKDQYDEDPYADSVEDVLPGQIVRTKEHSATPMSVDDALSEMELVGHDFYLFVNEETGQPSVVYRRHAYDYGLISLSNDKA; this comes from the coding sequence ATGACCACGCCTGATGGCTCCAACGAGGTGTTGAGCCCGGACGTCAAGGTGTCAATCACCGGCCGCAACGTCGAGGTTCCCGAGCATTTCGCGGAACGAGTCAATTCCAAGCTTGCCAAGATCGCGCGTTTGGATCCTACGCTGACGTTCTTCCACGTCGAGTTGCAGCACGAGCCGAATCCTCGCCGTGCAGATAACTCTGATCGCATTCAGATCACCGCTACCGGCAAGGGCCACATTGCTCGTTCTGAGGCGAAGGAAGATAGCTTCTACGCAGCACTGGAGACGGCACTGTCTCGCATGGAACGTTCCCTGCGTAAGGTCAAGGCTCGTCGTTCCATCTCCCTGTCCGGCCACCGTGCACCGATGAGCACCGGTGAAGCCGCCGCGGAATTGGTGCGTGAAGCTGAGCAGGCTCGCGCCAAGGATCAATATGATGAAGATCCCTATGCCGATTCTGTTGAAGATGTGTTGCCCGGTCAGATCGTGCGCACCAAGGAGCACTCCGCTACTCCGATGAGCGTGGATGATGCTTTGTCTGAGATGGAGCTCGTGGGCCACGATTTCTACCTGTTTGTCAATGAAGAGACTGGTCAGCCTTCCGTGGTGTATCGCCGCCACGCCTATGATTATGGCTTGATCTCTTTGAGCAACGACAAGGCCTAA
- the mtrB gene encoding MtrAB system histidine kinase MtrB, with protein MSGLIHRIRHALVERWQTSVQYRVLGTIILASAFVLLILAMFVTNFLVGRFMDAKEEIAAQEIDRARVAVEEQIAATGASSPLDVRLKTARAAIVSRAVEGQEQAVYEPVILVNEPEGEVISAPEGYRIPERLRSFVAQGQVASQYATIRRSDDSSYKALIIGTPTDAEVPNLQVYLVMSMENDEATLAMLRGSFAGAAILLIVLFVIIVWVAMNQLITPVRSASRIAERFADGHLRERMVVDGRDEIARLAMSFNTMADSLSKKIQQLEEYGNFQRQFTSDVSHELRTPLTTVRLAADMINSESEEFAPHTKRASQLLVQQLDLFEDLLNDLLEISRYDAGATELSPTQLDMRECIHAAWDQVRALAKELGVQVTFVPEDDPLPMVGDARRIERILRNLFANAVDHSEGNPVEIRTAMSADAIAVTVTDHGVGLKPEQEELVFERFWRADPSRERHSGGTGLGLAIALEDAHLHGGTIEARGNIGVGSTFRVLLPRTPGGAIDKPPLPLEAPKSKEPSSEGINLSQEEQ; from the coding sequence ATTTCCGGGCTGATTCACCGCATACGTCACGCATTAGTAGAACGCTGGCAAACCAGCGTTCAGTACCGCGTGTTGGGCACGATTATTCTTGCCTCCGCTTTCGTGCTGCTTATTTTGGCCATGTTCGTGACTAACTTCTTAGTTGGGCGCTTCATGGACGCCAAAGAAGAAATCGCCGCTCAAGAGATCGACCGCGCGCGCGTGGCAGTGGAAGAACAAATTGCCGCCACGGGTGCATCAAGCCCATTAGATGTTCGCCTAAAAACGGCCCGCGCCGCCATCGTTTCTCGGGCTGTTGAAGGCCAGGAGCAGGCGGTATATGAGCCCGTCATTTTGGTCAATGAGCCAGAAGGCGAGGTGATTTCTGCTCCCGAGGGCTATCGCATTCCCGAGCGGCTTCGCAGCTTTGTCGCACAGGGGCAGGTGGCAAGCCAATACGCCACGATCCGAAGAAGCGACGATTCCAGCTATAAAGCCCTCATCATTGGCACGCCTACCGACGCCGAGGTGCCAAACCTCCAGGTGTATTTGGTGATGTCGATGGAAAACGACGAGGCTACCCTTGCCATGCTGCGTGGCTCCTTTGCAGGTGCCGCCATCTTGTTGATCGTGCTGTTTGTGATCATCGTCTGGGTGGCGATGAACCAGCTCATCACCCCGGTGCGCTCTGCCAGCCGCATCGCTGAACGTTTCGCCGATGGCCACCTGCGTGAGCGGATGGTGGTCGACGGCAGAGACGAAATTGCCCGCCTGGCCATGAGCTTTAACACCATGGCCGATAGCTTGTCTAAGAAGATCCAGCAGCTCGAAGAATACGGCAATTTCCAGCGTCAATTCACCTCCGATGTGTCCCACGAGCTGCGCACACCACTGACAACGGTGCGTTTGGCCGCCGATATGATCAACTCCGAATCGGAGGAGTTTGCCCCGCATACCAAGCGCGCTTCTCAGTTGCTTGTACAACAGCTTGATCTTTTCGAAGACCTGCTCAATGACTTGCTTGAGATTTCGCGTTACGACGCCGGCGCTACCGAACTTTCGCCAACACAGCTCGATATGCGCGAGTGCATCCATGCTGCATGGGATCAGGTGCGCGCGCTTGCCAAAGAGCTCGGGGTGCAAGTCACTTTCGTGCCAGAAGATGATCCGCTGCCAATGGTTGGCGATGCTCGACGCATTGAAAGGATCCTGCGCAACCTCTTTGCCAACGCCGTGGATCACTCGGAAGGCAACCCGGTAGAAATCCGCACCGCCATGAGCGCAGATGCCATCGCGGTGACGGTCACCGATCACGGCGTTGGCTTAAAGCCTGAACAAGAAGAGCTGGTGTTTGAACGCTTCTGGCGTGCCGATCCCTCCCGCGAGCGTCACTCCGGCGGCACCGGATTAGGCCTTGCTATTGCCTTAGAAGATGCACACTTACACGGCGGCACCATTGAGGCCAGGGGCAATATTGGGGTTGGCTCTACCTTTAGGGTGCTGTTGCCGCGCACCCCAGGCGGTGCGATTGATAAGCCTCCGCTGCCGCTGGAAGCGCCAAAGAGCAAGGAACCATCCAGCGAGGGCATTAACCTCAGCCAGGAGGAGCAATGA